The Pseudomonas rhizosphaerae genomic sequence GGCGCGGTCAACTGTGGGAGGGGGGCAACCGAGGTGTGTCAGGTGGACCGCGTGCGCTGTTTCGCGGCCGATGACCGCTCCCACGGGGAGGCGGCGGGCACGGTCAGCTGTGGGAGCGGTCCGTGGCCGCGAAGGGGGCGCCGAGGTATGTCAGGTGGACCGCATGCGCTGTTTCGCGGCCTATGACCGCTCCCACGGGGAGGCGGTGGGTACGGTCAACTGTGGGAGCGGTCTGTGGCCGCGAAGGGGGCACCGAGGTGTGTCAGGTGGACCGCGTGCGCTGTTTCGCGGCCGATGACCGCTCCCACGGGGAGGCGGTGGCGCGGTCAGCTGTGGGAGCGAAGGGCGAGGTGCGGTGTCTCAGGCATCAGTTCAGGCCCAGCTTTCCGCGCAGGGTCGAGAGGTCTTCAGCGAGCGTGTTGACCGGGCCGATCAGGGCTTTGCGGTCGTTTTCCTTGACCTTGTCGTAGGTTTCGAAGCCGCCGTCCTTTGTACGGTACTTGGCCAGGATCTTGTCCACGGTGGCGAAGTTCTTGTCGACTTTGGCGGCGAACGCCTTGTCCTGGCCTTCGATCTGCGGACGGAACAGGTCGACGATTTTCTTGGCGCCGTCGATGTTGCCCTGGAAGTCATACAGGTCGGTGTGGCTGTAGCGGTCTTCCTCGCCCGACACCTTGGTCGCGGCCACTTCCTCGAGCAGTGCGGCAGCGCCGCCGACCACTTTTTCCGGTGGGAAGGTCAGCTCGGCGATGCGGTTCTGCAGATCCTTCACATCCTTGAGCAAGCCGTCGGCCAATGCGTCCAGCCCTTTGGTGGTGTTCTCCGAGTACAGGCTGTATTCCAGGCGATGGAAACCGGTGAAATCTTCCGCCTTCACGCCGGCTTCATGGTCGTCGACCCGGGAGTCGATCGACGCGTCCAGATCGCTGAACAACTCGGCGATCGGCTCGATGGCCTCGTAGTGCACGCGAGTCGGTGCGTACAGCTTCTTGGCGGTGGCTAAGTCGCCTTTCTTGATCGCGTCGGTGAACCTGGCGGTTTCCACGGCCAGTTGGTCAACCTTTTCGGTAACGTAGATCTTGTAGTCCGAAACCGGCCCCACCAGGTCCAGCGGCGACTGGGTCGCGGCGAAGGCCGATAGTGGAGCGTTCAACAGGCCAAGGGTCAGCAGCAGAGCGAGTGGCGTCTTTGTCATGAAGGGTTCCCCGGTGGTATCAGATGGTCATGCGGTGGTCGTGGTGGTTTTGGTTGCGTCGAGCAGGCTGCGGCCGATGAAGTCCTGGGCGCCGGTCACCCCCGGCAGGGTGAAGAAATAGCCACCGCCGACGGGCTTGAGGTATTCCTCCAGCGGTTCGCCGTTGAGGCGGGTCTGCACGGTGATGAAGCCTTTTTCCAGGTCCGCCTGGTAGCAGATGAACAGCAGGCCCATGTCCAGCTGGCCGTTCTTGTTCACGCCGTTCGAGTAGTTGAACGGCCGGCGCAAAATCAGATTTTGCTGCGACTCGGGCGTGCGCGGGTTGGCCAGGCGGATATGTGCGTCCAACTTGGTGATCTTGCCCTCGGGATCCTTGGCGTAGTCCGGCACATCGCTTTCGAGTCGGCCATCCATGGGCGCACCGGTGGTTTTCACTCGGCCGAAGATGTTTTCCTGTTCCTGCAGCGGGGTGCGGTCCCAGCGTTCGACGAAGTTGCGGATGATGCGCACGGCTTGATAGCTGCCGTGGGCCGCCCAGGCCGGCTCGTCGCTGCCGGGTTGGACCCATACCCGGGTGTCCATCAGGCGAGCGTCGTTGGAATCCGGGTTGGCGGAACCGTCGCGAAAGCCGAGGAAGTTGCGTGCGCTTTGTTCCGGTTCGCCCGGCTTGGCGGGCGCTTGTGGCGGCACGGTGCCTTCCTGTTTCCAGCGCACGAACAGCAAATCGGGCAGGTTCTTGACGATGTCGCGCAGGGCGTGAATGTTGCTGTCTGGCGTGTTGGCGCAGAACTGCAGGGTCAGGTCGCCGTGGCACTGATCGGCTTCCAGCGCATCGTTGGGAAAGCCGACCATGCGCGACAGGCGCTTGGGCTTGGCCTCGGCCAGGCCGAAACGCTCGTCGAACAGCGACTCGCCCACCGACACGGTGATGGTCAGGTTGTCCGGCACTACCACCGGGCCGAGGATGCCCGAGTCCACCGGAGGCAGCTTGGGGTCGACCTGGGCCACGGCGCCGCCGGTCATCAGGAAGCGAATGCGCTCGTCCAGGGTGCGGAACAGGCGCTCCAGGTCTTCGCGGTCGCTGGCCAGTACGTCGAACGCCACCATCATGCCGGCGGCGGGCCGCGGCGTGACGATCCCGGTCTGGTGCTGGCCCTGGTAGTCGTGACGGTCCTGGGTCTTTTCACTCTTTGGCGCTTCGGTCACTTTGGCCGCGGGGGCCGCCATTGCCGGGCAGCTCAGCCCTGCGCCGGCCAGTGCCGCGCCGGCGGCGCCCAGGCCCAACAGCACGCGGCGGCGCTGGGCATCGACCGGAGAATTCGGGTTGTCGGAGTTGCTCATGTTCGTTGACCTCGTATCTGTTCCATTCACCGAACCCCTGTAGCAGCGGCGCAAGCCGCGTCCAGCTTGGGCGCGTTCAGCCAGCCATACCGCGAATACCGCCGACGCGGCTTGCGCCGCTGCTACAGGGGTTGGCGCAAGCCGCGTCCAGCTTGGGCGCGTTCAACCAGTCATACCGCGGATACCGCCGACGCGGCTTGCGCCGCTGCTACGGGGGTCGGCGCAAGCCGCGTCCAGCCTCGACGGGTCCGGGGTTAGCGCAGGGTGGAGAGGCCGAGCGCCGGGTCGATGCCGTCGAGGGCATCGGCCAGGGCCTTGGCCTGGGCGGCGATCTGCTCGCGCTGCTCGGCGCTGACCGTTGTGTAGCTCTGGTAGCCGTCGCCACTGCGTAGACTCGCCAGCTGCATGGCCAACTCGTCAGCCGCTGCATCGATACGCGGCAGCAGATCGGCGGCCGATTTGGTCAACAGCGGACGCAGCAGGTCGATGACCTTGCGCGCACCCTCCAGATTGGCGGCGAAGCCATTCAAATCGGTGTGGCTGTAGCGCTCTTCTTCACCGTCGGTGCGAATGTCCGCCAAACCATGCAGATTGCGCGAGACGATGTTCACCAGTTGTTCTGGCGGCAGCGGTTGCGCCAGCAGTTGCTTTTTCAACTCGGCGACGTCGGCGGCCAGTTTCTGCGCCACCGGCGCCAGGCCGTCCACGGTGTTCTGCCGGAACAGACCGTATTCCAGGCGATGGAAGCCGCCGAAGGCCGGGTCTTGCTCGCGCTTCTCGTAGTAGTCGGCGCGGGCGTTGATGGCATTGTCCAGCTCGGCCAGCCGTTGCGCCGCCGCTGCGATGCGTTGATAGGCCGCGCGCGCCGGCACATACAGGCTGCGCGCCTGCGCCAGATCGCCTGCAACAATGGCCTGCTGCAAAGCGTCCACGGCGCGGATCAAAGCGCTGCCCTGGGTGGCCAGGTACACGCGGTATTCCGACAGGGGGCCAACGAAGGCCACCATCGACGGCCGCGCCTTGGCGGCCGCATCGGATTCTGCCGTAGGCGTCACCTTCAAGGTGCCGCGGGGGTTGCTGAGCAGGCCGCAGGTGATCTGATAATCGCCGGGCTGCAGGTTGGCATTGATCACCTGGCTTAGGCCGGGCGCGATGTTCTCGCGTTCCTCGACCACCAGCACACCGTCGAGGATCTCCCATTCCACCGCGCGCTCGGAGCGGTTGACGATGCGAAAGCTGTTGCGCCCGGCGGCCACGGTCAGCGCAGCCGGCTCGCAGTTGTGCGGGTGGATATTCACCACGATTTCGTTCTGGGCACTGGCCTGGCGTTTGTTCGAGGCGACTTGCGAGGCGTAATAGAACAGGCCGCCGGCGGCGATCATCACGACCACCGATCCGGCGAGCGCCAGACGCATCAGGCGCGGCGACGCGCCATTGACTGGATTGGACATGGAAGCCTTACGGATGAGTGGCAGGAGATGAGTTGACCGGCGCTGGCGCCGCATGGGGCATGAAGAACGCCACCAGTGCCACCACCAGGTAGATCAGGTAGGCGCCCAGGGTGCTTACCGTAGGTGCGTCCTGATAGCCGAACATGCCGGCCAGCACCGAGCCGGTCGGGCCGTCCATGGGCAATGTGGCGCTGATGTCGAAGACCACGGTTTGCAGGCTGTTCCACACACCGGCCTCGTGCAGTGCCATGACCGAATTGCCGAGGATCCCCGCCGCGACGACCAGGATGAACAGCCCGGTCCAGCGGAAGAACAGCGACAGGTTCAGGCGCATGCTGCCCGAGTAGATGGCGAAGCCGATGGCCACTGCCAGCAGCAAACCGAGCAGGGCGCCGATGGGCGCGCTGGGGCCTTCGCTCTGTTGAAACACGGCGAGCAGGAAGAATACCGTTTCCAGGCCTTCGCGGGCTACGGCGAAGAACACCATGGCGATCAACGCGGCCACCTGATGGCGGGAGCCAGTCAGCGCCTGGTCCAGGGCGGCCTGCAGCGAGTGCTTCACGGAGCGAGCAACCTTGCGCA encodes the following:
- the efeB gene encoding iron uptake transporter deferrochelatase/peroxidase subunit; amino-acid sequence: MSNSDNPNSPVDAQRRRVLLGLGAAGAALAGAGLSCPAMAAPAAKVTEAPKSEKTQDRHDYQGQHQTGIVTPRPAAGMMVAFDVLASDREDLERLFRTLDERIRFLMTGGAVAQVDPKLPPVDSGILGPVVVPDNLTITVSVGESLFDERFGLAEAKPKRLSRMVGFPNDALEADQCHGDLTLQFCANTPDSNIHALRDIVKNLPDLLFVRWKQEGTVPPQAPAKPGEPEQSARNFLGFRDGSANPDSNDARLMDTRVWVQPGSDEPAWAAHGSYQAVRIIRNFVERWDRTPLQEQENIFGRVKTTGAPMDGRLESDVPDYAKDPEGKITKLDAHIRLANPRTPESQQNLILRRPFNYSNGVNKNGQLDMGLLFICYQADLEKGFITVQTRLNGEPLEEYLKPVGGGYFFTLPGVTGAQDFIGRSLLDATKTTTTTA
- the efeO gene encoding iron uptake system protein EfeO — protein: MSNPVNGASPRLMRLALAGSVVVMIAAGGLFYYASQVASNKRQASAQNEIVVNIHPHNCEPAALTVAAGRNSFRIVNRSERAVEWEILDGVLVVEERENIAPGLSQVINANLQPGDYQITCGLLSNPRGTLKVTPTAESDAAAKARPSMVAFVGPLSEYRVYLATQGSALIRAVDALQQAIVAGDLAQARSLYVPARAAYQRIAAAAQRLAELDNAINARADYYEKREQDPAFGGFHRLEYGLFRQNTVDGLAPVAQKLAADVAELKKQLLAQPLPPEQLVNIVSRNLHGLADIRTDGEEERYSHTDLNGFAANLEGARKVIDLLRPLLTKSAADLLPRIDAAADELAMQLASLRSGDGYQSYTTVSAEQREQIAAQAKALADALDGIDPALGLSTLR
- the efeU gene encoding iron uptake transporter permease EfeU, with product MLVPFLIMLREGIEAALIVGIIASYLQQTGRGQWMPAVWIGVFLAAALALLVGGGLELMSAEFPQKQQELFEALIGLVAVVILTSMVFWMRKVARSVKHSLQAALDQALTGSRHQVAALIAMVFFAVAREGLETVFFLLAVFQQSEGPSAPIGALLGLLLAVAIGFAIYSGSMRLNLSLFFRWTGLFILVVAAGILGNSVMALHEAGVWNSLQTVVFDISATLPMDGPTGSVLAGMFGYQDAPTVSTLGAYLIYLVVALVAFFMPHAAPAPVNSSPATHP
- the efeO gene encoding iron uptake system protein EfeO, producing the protein MTKTPLALLLTLGLLNAPLSAFAATQSPLDLVGPVSDYKIYVTEKVDQLAVETARFTDAIKKGDLATAKKLYAPTRVHYEAIEPIAELFSDLDASIDSRVDDHEAGVKAEDFTGFHRLEYSLYSENTTKGLDALADGLLKDVKDLQNRIAELTFPPEKVVGGAAALLEEVAATKVSGEEDRYSHTDLYDFQGNIDGAKKIVDLFRPQIEGQDKAFAAKVDKNFATVDKILAKYRTKDGGFETYDKVKENDRKALIGPVNTLAEDLSTLRGKLGLN